Genomic window (Vigna radiata var. radiata cultivar VC1973A chromosome 1, Vradiata_ver6, whole genome shotgun sequence):
CTTTCTGGAAAATAAGTTGAATTAAactgatttatttttaactcaatcAACCTGTATAAACAAAGTTAGTTCACTTTGACACCAGCAAAGAGTAATTCTAAagacttaataaaaatattagtatttgtaaaacatttattaatttcactatttgattaataatcattaaaaaaattaagcttAGATGGGTGCTTCAActcaacaaaaaaaagtatatacGAATGTAGAAGAAGCATTAGTAACATAAGTAAATGTTCAAAAAGTTGAGTATTGTTGTACTTTCTTTAAAAGATGAAGGTATAAATTACAGAGAGAATTTGCCCCCATGAAAAGTTAAGAAAGACCAATCTCAGCAAGCCTAGATTTATAATGAAATGATTTTACTTAGTGACAAGTTTACGTAAAATCAAACCTAACCTGAATCCTAATTTCGTGGGAGAAAAAGTTTGATGATATAATTAGCATTAACAGGAGCCTTGTACTTTGTTGTTTGAAGCAATAATACATAGTTATATGTGCAGTTATGATTCCCAGGATGGATTGCTTTCTTCCAAATCTGTGTATTACTTTCATAGTATATCATTAGCTACAAAAAAGTTGATGATCTTGTAGGCTTACTTACTAGGACAAATGTCAATGCCTCTTGTACGTAATCATTGCATGAATTATCATAAGGGTAAtgatagacaacattttttgacaacatttgaacatcatcatacatgattggtccaaatgacacaataatACCATTATGAACCAATTACACAATGACACATATGATGATGgtgaaatgttgtcaaaaaattattgtctaaatatctttatctttatcatAATAACAGGTCTAAATTGCAGAATCAAGCTTAGGAGACTGAAACAGGCTTATTCTTCACTCCTCAATTCTCACAGCCTTTGCTTGTGGCCAAAGAAGGGAAATTTCTAAATCTGGAATGGCCTCTGTGCTGAAATGGTATCATTATTAGCAAAACTTTCTGATTTCTTAATAGTAATTTACAATCCACAGTCATCATTTCAACTTCTCCACTTTCAAAACACTTTTTATACTTGCCTTCTTATCATTGGTTGGATTAGTAAAACCCTTTAACATATGTAAGTCTTTTTGCAACTTGTGGCCCCCCACAAAGATACTGCTaaataattcttattatatCAGCAACCAAAGGTTCAATGCTGCTTCACCAAGAAATACACTCAAACACACAGCAATGGCATTGAACCTCAAAATTAAGCTATGTGGTTGAATCCTAATGCTTACATTAACTATGCCACAAATGCTTATAACcatagtgtatatatatatatatatatatatcaaaaataGGCCCTTACATTTGATTAATGAATTCGGTGGACACCAAAATCACAGAgaaatgtaacttttttttatgataatgaCTATGATGGCAACCCCATTTATTTGTGAAGTAAATGACAGATTATAAGGGGGTTGCTAAACAAATCTAAATACAGAAAAGAATGTAAAACATATAACACTCTGAAGTGGAAGACAAACCCAAATCACATCCACACAAGTAAAAGCAAGTGGTATGGTACTCAGTTGAAGAATTCCCAATTGAACTTTGGAGGACCTGAATTATGAGTCAGTGAGGGGGGTTGTTGTGGTGGGGATGTGGACTGCACAGGGATTAATGGTGGGGCAGAATCAAACAACTCCCAGTTTGTGGTAACTACAACTTCTGAGGTCGAATTCCTTGAGgtttggtgttgttgttgttcttggtAAAGTGCTAGAGATTTCTCATTTGAGTTCCTAGGTTGTTCTTGTTGCTGCTCTTGAATTGGTGCTAAGGCTAACCTATTATGTCCATTTGAATGCTTTTGTTGTTTCTCTTGAACAGCTCCCCGCCTCTGCCCATTTGAATGCTTATGTTGTTGAGGCTGCACTGCACCATGGTCTCCATTGCTGCTAGGCACAGAATTCTTAACCTTCAGCAGATCAAGAGTTTCAACATACTTTTGAACTCTTTTTACCTTCAAAAATTAAGCTTTTTTAGAACCATGAATGAAAGCAATTTGAGATATTGTAAATAACACAAATGAGCATGATGCATCTAAATCTCCTAACATTACCTGCATTTTCCTCTGTAATTTCACATCCCCATCAGCCATTATACCGTCCAATTTAAGCAATTGATTCATCAACAACTCAATCAGATTCAGAACATCTGTTTCCACAACTTTCCCACCTTTGCTAATAATTGACTCAAAGGCTGATACCTAACCAATTCCAATCATTCATAATCAAATTTttgcaaaaatgaaaagaaaaattcatagTAATATCAATAGCAACCACAATACATACCCTCCCTGCAAGCCTGTCTACTTCCAAGCTGATTGCTGAGATGGACTTTGCAGCTTTCTCCATCTTAGCGTTCTTCCTTATCTCTAACAACCTCTTCTCTTGACTAATAGGGTCTTCAACTAGCACTATCTTGGACTTATCCTTCACCCCAACCATGTCAAGAAAAGCCTTTGAATCCCTCTCCTTGTCTTTGTAAAACAGCTTTTGGTCTTCATGGTGTAACCCAGTTGGTCCTGACAACATC
Coding sequences:
- the LOC106774225 gene encoding BAG family molecular chaperone regulator 3-like gives rise to the protein MMRMRNSSGGNNHKTNGLSSIMNAGGSAACRSEPGSKEWEMRPGGMLVQMRTADSDRNPVLVPTIRVRVKYGSIYHEVNISSQATFGELKKMLSGPTGLHHEDQKLFYKDKERDSKAFLDMVGVKDKSKIVLVEDPISQEKRLLEIRKNAKMEKAAKSISAISLEVDRLAGRVSAFESIISKGGKVVETDVLNLIELLMNQLLKLDGIMADGDVKLQRKMQVKRVQKYVETLDLLKVKNSVPSSNGDHGAVQPQQHKHSNGQRRGAVQEKQQKHSNGHNRLALAPIQEQQQEQPRNSNEKSLALYQEQQQHQTSRNSTSEVVVTTNWELFDSAPPLIPVQSTSPPQQPPSLTHNSGPPKFNWEFFN